The Pseudobacteroides sp. genome includes the window TGACTAAAAAGTACTTCTGACTTACATCCCAAGCAATTAATAGTCTCAGGCTCAATGTTTGCATTAAACATTTTACTCCATTGATCGGCCGTCTGCTTTCTTAATTCATCACTGTCACTTACAGTAGCTTTATACGCCAGACACTCTTCACAATCCAGACCACAACACGCAATATTTTCTGCCATTTTAACACCCCTTTTCCAGTTTTATCACACCCATTATACCGAACATACGTTCTGTATGGAAGAGGTTTTATGAATTTTAACTAAGTTGAATTGTTTCAATCCGCACGCCTGTGGCAGCATATTCAATTATTCAATTTCTCTAGAGCAATTTTTATTAAAAACCACAGAGTCAAAAATAACAATAATTTCCGGTAAATATTTTGAGGATGTTTCAATAAATAAATATCTTTTTGATGGATACCTAAAATCCTTTGGTATTTTAATTTTTTCAAAAATATAATTAATAGGTGGGTACTCATGCCCAGACAAAATTTGTGTTTCATTTAACACTTGAGGAATATTTTTTGAATTTTTACAAACCTACCACTTTTTATCTTAAGTACACATTCTAAATCGTTGAAGCACAATTTGACATCATATTCCGTATCTGATACTTTCCCTTTCGATCTATAATCTAGCATAAAAGTAAATTTATCTTTATTTACTATACAAAAATTAATATTAGAATCATGAAACATAATATTTTTTTCTAAATTTGAGGGTGGCACTCCATGAATAATATTTTTGGGTTCGTTAGTCAATCTTGAGTATAGTTTCGAAAAGTAACTGGTAATTGGCTTGAAAACAAAAATTCAGGTTTGATTCATAAAAAACAAGGTAAAAAACCTTATTGAACTTTGAAAAAAGTATATTGTTACGACAGAGCAAATAAAAAAGGGCATGGCAA containing:
- a CDS encoding DUF3795 domain-containing protein gives rise to the protein MAENIACCGLDCEECLAYKATVSDSDELRKQTADQWSKMFNANIEPETINCLGCKSEVLFSHCNVCEIRKCSLDKGLHNCGKCNEFSCEKVEGVLQHAPEARVNLERIKNSQ